Part of the Porites lutea chromosome 14, jaPorLute2.1, whole genome shotgun sequence genome, GGCAAAATtccccgtgcgaatgtgatggcaaatctttcaaacttgaataaattacctaatacaagggttttcgttgcagctgaaaatggatcggttgaagtactggagttggtggctttatttgTCCTCAAGAAAGGAACCTTCAGTGCTAAAAACTGGTAGGAGATTTCCGTAGATGTTATATCGTactttgttgagattttttgCGAAAAAAGAGAAGGGAAAATACACAGTAACTTTGATAAATAGAAGTTATTTAATCTTGCCCTTGCCTTTAATCtttcagcataaagttgttcttcttgtattgcgaactgtattcgccgtaggttttctgattactcagtttcttgcaactgaagctttgggcaagaatacccttgcagataggagatagtctgtCGGCATTTGTCCTCTATTTGTGTtgcaactttcacaaatgtgttagcgtcgcattttaaggttaaatttgaccagctattTGTGCGGCGAGTTCtgcggtcacgattgacttcaaacctgcagatataaaactagagagctctgaggcttatttgcagaagttagagaaaaatctgtctcagggtttcgaaattattgatattttttgtaaaatacggTTTTAAActtatgccgatatctcaactgtttttatatctgcaagaaaataaataacattttcttaaagttcgacctttttttctaaagatgccaaaaatcatggaATCGGTTAAATCATTCCTaccgaaaaacgcgattcaaaaacataaccaacgcgcatataaataggttcggggcACCTTAAAAAGCGATATGCTGATCACGGCcggcaaaattaaaattaagtgtGAAACATTGGACACATGCACATATGAAAAAGAGATGTAAAGGTGACTCAACAATGCACTAAGCAGTTGAAATCCCAAACATCAGAATTTTTTAGCCTTCTTTAACTATTTTATAAACAAACATGATGCAAATTCCACCCAAATCATTGGCTGACCTCTTTGGAAACTTGATCCAAAATGGCCGTCAGCTGAAATcagaagtaaaaactcttgagTGCAGAGGTCCCCTTAATACGCATATAAAACCGACTGGTTCTTTCTTGTCGGATGTCTAGTGTAGAGATGCTAATGCCAGACGTCACTTGAAGAGcgaattttaaaacaaaactgaatgcaaggctggcaatacGGCAAAGGGCCAGAGCTACACTGAAAGAGAATACAATGGCTCCTAAGATGCGAATTTGAATTTACATGAGAGGTTAATGATAAACTAAAAATGTGAACAATAGATAGCATGATAGAAAGGTAAATAATTTTACAACAAGGTGATTGATAAGGTACACCTCAACGTTCGTTCTTGCGGTTTAAACCATCAGGTGCTGGAGTTTTGCCTCTATTTATGTGCTCTTCTTGCTTTACGGCGTGACATACTAAGTGTAGGTTGAAGTTCAAGTGGAATAAGTTTTATTTCTGTGATCGAGTGGCGAGGTTGACTGAAATGCGAGATCAGAAATTTGATAAATGATCACCttgttttaaaaatacacaaaatggagaaaattttaaatgttgACTCTGCCCAGTTCTAGTGTTCCTTAAGAACATGGAGAATTGTTATCTTACTAAAAACCTTATCGAAAAGCAAACCTAATGAACACTGAGACACATTAGAAACTGCGATATCACGCGGTTACCAAGATGATGGTGCCATAAATGCCTGGTCGGTAAATATAACCTTAAAACTAAATGATACCCTTATccaatagactacgagtaggcgtgtcgccttttctcgcgtggggtgattttcacgcgccctcGTGTTTTGCTCCTTCTGctatctctgaggaaaaatgggggactactcgtagtctacttaTCCACTTGCTTAGttccaaaatttaaatatttttttatatttttatttgctAGTACTCTAAAACACATAAACATCATTTCTTGGTCGAATTAGACCTGAATTAGATTACAAACACATATAGAggaaatttcagattttgaccGAAACGCAAAGGCTCGGTCGAATTAACTGAAACGCCTTAaatattaactgaaattaattaAGCAAACAGaagaaataattaatattttgtCTGGTGAGAGTTTTGGTTTGTCTTGGCCAATTTACTTTTGTTGATTGGTTCAGTGTCCGGAGTGTTCAGGTGTGTTTTGGAATGCTCTGGGGTGTCTGGAATTGTCGGAAGTGTTGCCCCGGGTTGTTGAACAATAATTGCTCGTGTCAGAACTGATCTTCCCgaaaataaatgataaacaCAACGAACAACTCAgtgtttttttaatgcttttattttAAAGCTCTTTCGGTTGAGCTTGCAAAACTCTCGCcatgagcttttttcgctgatAGATAAATCGATAATAATCTCGACAATGACCCTCAGCTCCCAGAACCCGTCGATCTTAGGGAGCCAGTGACTAGTTGAGAAAAGAGAACTTTCGCAAATCTATATTAGTACTCCTTTATAAATTTAGAATTTCACTGCAATTTATCATGAGTTATAGAAATATGGAAGGTTGCTTTTCTCCCAAGAACTCACTCTGAACAGGCCATTTCTGGATCCCATACTTTCAAAATATGGCCGAATGCGGAACCTGTCTTGGTAACATTGCGTGTAAAAACTAAGCTACTCTCTATTGTTATGTGGCATTTCAACCTCCCtacatagcctgcgtagtaggcgcttggaagtaaggGGTGTAAGAAAGAACGGGCACGCGAGGGAGACACTCGAGGGGAGAGGAAGCGCCTGCCCGAGAGGCCCATAAAAATCGTTTTTACTCGCTTTCTAAGAGTGCGGAAAATTCCTATTGGAGGCTCTCTTGGGGACAACTCTCAATCAAAGAAAACACTAGATCGTTTGTAAAACATAGTCTAAACATGTAGTACATGGACAAGGCAGTGAAGGTCTTATGTCTTATATTATACCACTAAAATTAATGGTTAAATCGAAGTTCAGATCTTGTAGGTCACTAATTCAATGGACTATGTGGATGTAATCTCAAAGAAACGTTGGAATGTTCCAACGGCGGTATCCAGAAAGGGACGATTTGACATCAAATACCCGTCAGAAGAAGCGGTGACAGACAAAAGATTTGTCGAATCGTTGAAGATCCGTCGAAATGAGGATCGGAGAAAGTATTCTTTGTTCAAAAAGAAGTTGGCTGCTTGCATTGTCGATGGAATGCATACCATCAAGACCTCAACAGGATTGATGAAGTGAAACACTTTTATACTAGGGCCATGTTggtcgtgggtagtgggtagtggtcgtgggtcgtgggtgttggtgtgggtaaatgtcgtgggtaaaaaaaagtcttccaaaacaaataaaaattaaaaaattaaatagcaaaaaattgtaaaattcattaaaagaaaaCCTCCGCGTACATACCAGTCCTATTTCCATTCCCCGCggtaaaaaaggcaaataaGCGAATCCTCTAGTACAACGGGACACTAAAAAGGCATTTagacgaaaaataaaagaaactctgTGTAACCTGAAGCAGGCTATAGAAAACGGCTGGAGACTGAGCTGCTTTTTCTCAATGATGTCAACATTCGTGAGTGAAACGTCCTTTCAGTTTAAGGAATGATATTTCGAATCGTTCCAGGAAAGATTTtgtacacaaaaaaaaaaatcgagaagATTTTATTTCCGTAcggcaataaaatttacatacaGTCTCGCTTTAACTTGAAAGGTTGGGAATGGAGGTGGTTCCTTCGTAAGGTAAGAGACCTAAAACTTTTTTAAGAAAGACTTCTATCCAAAAATGTGAAATACCTCAAAGTTGTCCTTTTTCCCTCCCCTTTCTCAAGGTGATCGCATTCCATCGTGTTAAAAAATCTTCGCTGAGATCGAATAAAGATAAAATAGTGAGTGATTTCCATTCAGCGAGTCAGAACTGTCCCATACTTTCGGCAAATTGCAGGTATAATTTAcgtctgtttcgtttatttcgCGGCGATAGCTCAGGCATGAATAAACCTTCATCGGCAACATGTCTTTTACACAGTGATGTTATGAAAGGGGAACCAAGTCTCACGTAGCTAAGAAAATATCAGGAAGAGGACGAAGAAAAAGCCGTAACGAAAAAGGCAATCAAGGAGTTGGAGACTTTcgtttcataaatattttacaacttttttctatttatttctttttttcaattactttactttatcatttttttctatacttttttttacccaccacatttacccacacccacgacccacgacctctaccactacccacgacatttagctacactcgtAAAAACGTCTCGGTACAGTTTACGTCCTGAACTTTAGGTCCGTTTAGTAAGACATATCAGCTCAAAAGGTCATTTTCCACGTACGTTGTAATCTTTCGTATCTGTACAGTTGTGACTTCGCAATCTCAGAAAACAATATATTAGCTTTTTATAATACACAGCATGCATTCTTTAAATATATCCAGTTTTTACTCTGTTTTTCGTATTTATCGTGCCTTTGGTTAAAAACGATTTAATGCTGTGTGTTTGTCGTCGGTTTATTGCTCCATCGCTCTTTAATcactgactcgtccccagtcctctctcattATTAGTATTTGGCGTGGAAGACTAGAACGGGCTCTTTAACGAAGGGGATGACgagaagaaagaaaggagaaGGGTCTCCCTTCCTCTCGCCTTCCCATCTTCTCCGCGCGCATAACCCAAGCGCTTCCCTAGTAAATAATCAGTTAATGAGTAGAGACAACTtggagacgactggggacgagtcaacTTTAATCAGATCACGTAGctgatctttataacagatagGATATAAAAACACCACGCGCTTTGACACGCTTTGTTTATGGGAGGTCGATCTGGAGCGTTGTCTGCCAAAATTTTAAATAGATCACGCAGCGTCCGCTAgataattgaccactccagaaaataccataacataccataatgctctttgtttgtcaccccaaagtttgcataagcattgttttcagtttctcgtGGGGCCGGTTCAattcccaagagaaactgaagacaatgataatgcaaaactttggagtgacaaacaaagagctttatggtatgttatggtatttctggagtggtcaattggaCCAGAGGCGGGAAACGATTTTCATGGACGTCTTGCCCGGGCAAGcactccctctcccctcgctTGTCTCCCTCGCGTGCCCCGTTCTttcttccaagcgcctgctacgcaggctacctccCTACATAGAAATGTCTCTGTTTTCAAACTGATATCATATTAACCTATTATACGTCTCTATGAGATTTTGTTCAATCACAGATATCTTTTTAAGAAGTTGAGGAATAAATCTAATAAAATCGTGGTTCTTCAACTCCAGTTATCAGTAACCTGTACATCACTTAGAAGGGGTTTCCGCATGGTTTTTTCTGCAGTCTTTCTCACCTTACGCCAACAGTTGACATCGGAGTAAAGGTTGTTGGTTGGGTTTGCTGGGTCGATAACATGTGGGCTCTTAAGACTgaaacacaaaataaaaaaagagaaaagaactgaaatatacaataaattaaataaaaacatgcaaTTAATGGAACATTCGTAAGATGCGTCATTTTACACTTACCAAGATGTTTTATGAATTTCTCACCAGGAGAACCACTCCTAGCTTATTGAGATAAAGTCAAGTGAAAAGTGCGACCAAAAGGCGTCGGGAAGGGGCCAGGGACATTTCTAATTATTTACCGATTTACAAGTGTTGGAGGGTGGAAACCGTAATACGTTGCCTCATGGGAAGAAGTACAAGAGACACGCTTCGCAATGGCGTTGATTTGAGTGTTATATACTGTTCATTACTGTTAGGACGTCCAGGCcttccaaaacaataaacattGGAGATGGCCTGTGTCCTCGAGACAGTAGAAAGTAGTTCTTTTAATCCTAGTAAATAAACTAGTTCTAACCAGCCTAAGAATGTACCTGCATGTAATGACATCCTTTCCGTAGTAATCTCCCCAATAAACACGAAGTTTGTAATGAACCTTTAGAAGCTTCATGACAGCTTTAAAGCCAATCTTCATGTCAAATGTCGTGGGACATTTCGCTTTCTCCCAGGCATGTATTGTGAGAAGCTCCAGTAAGTACGAGGGCGGGAGTCGCTCGTGACCAATCTGTGGAATGTACGTCTTGCGCCAATACTTCACTAAGCGAATCAGGTCTTTTACGTTTGGAGGCTGTTTCTCGACGAACTCTACTTGTGACCTCACAAGAGCAGCCGAGCAATACGGCCTGATCTTTTTATCACCGCGCATTTCTTTGTAAACCCTCTTTCTTTCTAAGACAAAGAATATTGGATCTCTGCACAGATTCAACATCACAGAAGTATTGTTACTTAAAGCTGATAAATCGTTTTTCTCAAGTTTATGTATGTCTGTTTCACCTATCAATGGTAAGCCCCCAGGGTGTTGGGGGTCGGTAACCGTCTACTTTAAGATCTTAAGAGCTTTTCCCTGTGCTCCCTGGGTAGGGCCAAGTGGGGAATATAAAACGATTGCCATCTTGTAGGACGGAGACAATTTCGTGATGAGAAGCTATGAGACATCCCTCATCTTGTGAAGGCGTTGAATTCTTTGTCTAGAAGAGCTGTGAACACCCGCATTTGGTAAACTATTAAAATTAGCACACTGAGATACAAAAACACGAAACGAAAATAGCAAGACGAGAGATAAACAAGCTAAGCTCTCTTAGCTCATTTTCCTTTGGACAACCTGgcgccagttgttcaaaaggtggataacccTAGCCTATCCAGATccctatccaccggataaatcactatccactgaataaagcAATTGGCTTCTCCAATACTCATCTgttagatagtgatttatccggtggatagcgctaccaACGTTGAACATATGGGACCTGATTGTGACCGAAAACGAGAGTGACCTTGGAGAGAATTTGGCATTGACTGTGCATTGCTTCACTGGGTCTGCCCGCACCCACACACCCCCTACCCCAGCTACCCTAGAGCTCAACATTGCTTTATTGTCGGGCTGTTGACAAACCAAGGCTGGTATAGATGGAGACGAGAAAgtaaaagaacaaacaaactaaaaaaataaatacaaaacaaaccataaaacaaaacataattCTAGCTGCTGTCTCTTTGAAACAAGTTTCAGTGAGGTTAAATCTGCACACAGACATCCAACATTTTGCACACTTTCACTGACGTTATGGAAAacctagcctgcatagcaagcgctTCCAATCAAGTTAATGCGAGAAGGATCctcttttttgctctcgtcGCCAGCTTTCTTGAAACGCTTGCTTCGCAAGCTATGGAAAACCTGGTGAACGATTAgataagggaaaaaaaaaaaacggttgtGCAACACAGACATACATATCCACATGCGGATGAGAATGAAGTTACGTCATCGCGCAGAATGCCTGGGCATCgatcattaattattcatagtCATCGAAGCGGCAAATTTGAATGCGGGCGCGCTTTGAATAGCCCAGAATTAGAAGAGAAAGGGCCCAAATTGGTCAAGTAGGGCTAGTAAAATGCTTTTCTGTTTTTCAGAAGTTGTAATCTTAACTTTCACGCACGGCTTTTTGGAAACCAATGATGTATCAACACTTTAAGCCTTAAACGAAGGAATATAAGGAAGTATAACCACTGTTCTTTTCGATTTGAAAACTGCTAGTGATTGCTGAGTTTGAAAATGGCGCACTTTGGGAGAGTGGGCTAATCAAGCCAATCAAGTTAATGCGAGAAGGATCctcttttttgctctcgtcGCCAGCTTTCTTGAAACGCTTGCTTCGCAAGCTATGGAAAACCTGGTGAACAATTAGataagggaaaaacaaaaaacggttGTGCAACACAGACATACATATCCACATGCGGATGAGAATGAAGTTACGTCAGTGTGTTATGAGCGTTGTGTTATGACTGGGTCTCGGGCTTGGGACCTTCCATTCAGAAAGCCATTTACTGACTTTCTAAAATACTGAATACTTTTATCTTATGAACGTACCATCGATGTCCTCTATCCTAAATGTTGGCAATAGATCAACCTTTACAGACTCTTCGGAAGAACGTGACATGTTAAACTGCACGGAGAAGTTAGTTCTCTCTATGGAATCCAATTGCCACGAACCCCCTGTCCAGCTCCTCAAGCGTGACTCTAGGTCAGGCAAAATGTCGGGTAGTTTGCTACTCAACTGGGAAGCGTTTTCAATACCGTTCATAACCATCACGCAATCCAGGTCGGAGTTGTTTTTTATTGCGGTTCCTTTTGCAATGGATCCACCCTACGAAGACAAGGCGATAAGTGGAACCTATTTAAAGCCGAATTTCCTGTGgtcactttcgtgctaaatatcACAAACATCTCGGCCCGGCCCAGTTGGTCCTGGTTCTGAAACCATTTTAGGTCGGCAGACCTTTCTGGGACCTCCAGGGCAAAGGTGCGGTCTACTAGATACACTAATCGTAACTCTTAAGGGTAGAAATCAGCGATCTGGTATTGTATTTCTTTACCTCCATGTTTGCATTTCAAGAATAATactgaaacaaacatttcaaCTGCTGGCTTTTTGTGTGTGCCACACCCTTTCTAAAGACATCCAGTATATCTTCTTGGGATGTTATTGAAAAGTAACGACAACTACAACAAAACTTTGTCCAACCGCCGCCTTTTTGGGAGAAGGTGGCGGGAAGCTGTTTCAACACCAACCTTAATCAGGTTATGAATTCCATACTTTGTATGCTGCAATTCTCTCTGAAGTTCTCGGTACAACGAGTCAATAGCACCATTAAGCAGACGATTAAATTCTTCATTTGGCTGTAGTTCATCACATATGAATTTATTCAAATCCAAGTTTGAATTCTCTCTTAAATCACCTGAAACTCGACAAACAATTTGAGTCACTGGTAAAGTGAGCGAAATTTTTATGATGTGGCAGGACTGCCCAATGCATAATAATTTTGAAGATTATTTGCACACTTCACCTTCTCAATAACTTTTAAAAGCATGCAAGTATAGAGTACAGCTAGATAGCTAAATCTATTTTTTATTCTAAAGTTCTTAAGATAATTACTACATACCTTCTCCTGTGGAATGGTGCGGAGACAATGAAGTCAGTGTTGCGATTCGGGTAAAATGGAAGCAACTTCCATCCATTTTCTCACAGAGCTAAAAAGCCTCAGTTTAATCTCGAAATACGATAGAATCTCCAAATTTCAATAAGTTTCATAGAATTAAACAAATTTGTTGACGATCATTGTTAACTTTCTAGCGTAATGCTATTAAGTTAGCCTCAAACACATTACTTTGGTTGCCTATGTTTAGCTTATGATTAAACCAGTAACTTTGCTAGATTGTACTAGATTCTCAGGTACAATACTTTGCACGACCATacattttgttataatttcaattagtatttatatttttggaatttaattaatcttagttttaagtaattgtaacgcaattcagtctacggactgccatgttcgatattttaataaactatctatctatctatctatctatctatctaccatACCTGTCGAAtgtttgaaagaaatttgaaacctTTAATCCAACCCTCCCCATCTGATTAAATGATCACCCACCCCTTCCCTACCTGATCTGATGGGCCACCAAACATTACGTCATTTCTGAGTTATTCCaaacctctgtttcaaagcaagtTTGAGCGCGAAGCCATTGATGTGAGAATGATTTTTATTCTCATTTAAATACAAATTATTTTCACAATTTAGCATTTAACATGGTTTCGAAAgtagagtttttggaactcgaaaatggcctataACTTCACTAGGCATGGGTGAGAGCAGGCTCCCTTCTGCGAAATTTTCTCCGAACTCGCACAAGTGATTAACTAATAGACCTGGTCaaggttttcgacgccatcttgaagagtaggcaaacgcgtgagaaattacagtgtttgtatgagaatctaatgtcgaataattacCGTAgaatggctgttctgaaaaaaatatcaattgtaaactaaagctttcGAGTTTTTCcaaaggattctactgaaaaaaattgagggcgtcACATGCGCTATGCATTTGTCTGTaactaaagcaagcctctggagaaatttaagcacaggtacggccccaaaattttttagcgcaatcctttgctttgtagctttagtttacaattgatttttttttttcagaaaagccgttttatggaaattattcgacattagattctcatacaaacactgaaatttcccacacgtttgcctactcgtcaagatggcgtcgaaaaccgtgacaaggtctattaaacGCATATTTTGGGACTTAATTTCAAACTGCTTTCCCTTTCATAGATCCAGTAGAACTTAAGGTTTTCAACTGATACAAGCATTTTACTGATTCATAAAGTACTAACGTAGAGTCTAAGagtacaaaaaaatactcgactgTTCTTCTACGTAACTGGCTAAGCTAAGCTGTCGGAAGTGAGgtcttttcccttttaatatacCTTAACGCTACAACATTCGTAGTAACTGCCAAGTGTTTTGACTCCGAAAGACGATTTCCCGACAACTGGGGCAAAACTACCGTCCTACCCTAAAATGCTAAAGGCACTCTTTCGGTTAGTGCCCCACACTCAAACTTCGAAAATATGCTTACGGTTACAAAATAATTACCTTTCAACATCTACGGCTATTTGATGATCAGCACGGCCATTGGCTGTGGTAAACCGCTTCGAGCAAACCGTACACTTAACTTGCTTCTCATGCATGCACAGCTCTTTTATGAGAAGTACGGCCATTATCTGTTTTAAACAACTTGCGGCAAACTGTACACGGAAAAGGTTTCAATTTAAAGGAGTCCATTACTAGCTCACTAAATGAGAACGCAAGAACGAATCCTCTCAAGTAAAAGAGGAACTTaaatttacttgtttgttttatttgcatttCGTAAGTGGCCTGAAAGAGGGAAATCCCCGACGTCGTCATACAGCTCACAAAATTACAAACATCATAGttgaaaaaatgccattttttggCGATTACTAATAGAGGGCAATAATTTGTACTATTAAGAACTACTAAAtacttcactgtaaaaaccCACGGTTGTCAtgtgtttttgagcgacggaggctaaccggaagtgagccttttccCTTtcaatatgccttgacgctaaaaCATTTGTAGTGACCGTTTAGTTTCTTGACTCTTATATAAAAGACGATTTCCCGACAACGTGGGCAAAACTACCCTACCCTAGAATGCGAAAGGCACTCTTTCGGTTAGTGGTGCCTCACACTCAAACTTCGAAAATATGCTTACGGGTACAAAATGATTACCTTTGTCAACATGTACGGCTATTTGATGAGAAGCACGGCCATCACCTGTGGAAAACCGCTTCGAGCAAACTGTACACTCAAAAGGTTTGGATCCGAGAGAAGCCATAACTA contains:
- the LOC140924493 gene encoding 2'-5'-oligoadenylate synthase 1-like, whose product is MASRSKPFECTVCSKRFTTAKGRAAHHRAVHNGLVMASLGSKPFECTVCSKRFSTGDGRASHQIAVHVDKGDLRENSNLDLNKFICDELQPNEEFNRLLNGAIDSLYRELQRELQHTKYGIHNLIKGGSIAKGTAIKNNSDLDCVMVMNGIENASQLSSKLPDILPDLESRLRSWTGGSWQLDSIERTNFSVQFNMSRSSEESVKVDLLPTFRIEDIDERKRVYKEMRGDKKIRPYCSAALVRSQVEFVEKQPPNVKDLIRLVKYWRKTYIPQIGHERLPPSYLLELLTIHAWEKAKCPTTFDMKIGFKAVMKLLKVHYKLRVYWGDYYGKDVITCSLKSPHVIDPANPTNNLYSDVNCWRKVRKTAEKTMRKPLLSDVQVTDNWS